A genomic region of bacterium contains the following coding sequences:
- a CDS encoding helix-turn-helix domain-containing protein, with protein MKIGDYFWDLPEDALKETERILKIPEHPDFPKKIIRVLTRNDRPKDIFTFITKEQFTEVWPKIRREWKRTSEAPDYYAKWERVYELLEQKKGKNKRIKGAPAEENQVIGRKIKQAREQKGWTQADLARRTGLKQPDISALEKGKKNITIATLAKLEKILELGKLPEQVDKKAAEMPLGPQQNFQLDGIQRQVYEDLKELAGPGAEAFYWDICWIRRNGGELKTRSHLLGHLLREIESSIRDVLRLYLDIEKKQGEHDAHKKEIERLLKELTGEREEDELQWFVKPGTLQKIAHRDRLDAPRMTPSDLEKNLSDMDVYLKRILHALRNHSSGLIAELDKLLEKDNPTSKDAEKLYKEIPDVYFIRKYFFERCSNPKWLARLKDTSVFRSPPELLQNEDGSITFPFWAESGYLVRMAKIAPQAVADIILIIPDTQNVYVIDGLVKATLNLPIDIAMSLIDKAAKWMVNEYLFYPLDKHLAELVLYYTLAGKAEEAFGLAKKMLVILPDPRWQKSKENAERYWDGPHPKTRVEISRYKEITEKIIPELAKSTGVPVFRWLCEMLDMALRYSQAKDEEPENNNDYSFFWRPEIEKPMQYEMYELRNILIDLILKTGTQLDATIGIDVLVKISSEKPWMLFKRIALHLLSLCPGSAPELTDKYLSDKALFASGECWDEYGPLLEKGFGFLPQDKQAMILKWVEDGPDFDKRYRKPGKDEAEQVRRHWQRDCLARFGQALPAAWQPYYTKLVQEYGVAEKKRNTGVVVEGGWESSPKTLDELAALPIEKLVEFLNAWKPSAEVRDVSAEGLAQMLSSLVQARPELYSVEARQFTRLTSPYTSNYLFWILFGFKEVIRNTNTKLEWASMLELGQWMRQSREIKEENADDRGQARGEIADCLVEGMRKNLIPLKLRKSVWTVLEPLTEDSDPTSEYENTHDMEPYSRSINSTRGKAMHAVMNYMWWIYRNKIQSQTDDFEEDKREEMMPEIEKILDKHLDHTQDSSLAIHSVYGRWFPWLAKVKPEWSAKARTRIFPEDEREREYWAVAWKAYILLCQPYDNVFEILKTEYARAVNEIEDVAEEKDKRLAWHLMLFYIRGKLELESDIFINFWKRAPDELRGTAMQMIGFDILGSTENLSAMEMQRIKKMWEKRCKMLFLSTSPEIFLNEMSAFGHWFGSGKCDSQWAIDQLLFVLEKTKHIEAIPPIMEQLKTMVETYPTEVVKILVALAENEINFIAFHQDEIMAILESVFSKNHQASKKRAEEFCNYLLSKGFMEFRNILQKYSR; from the coding sequence ATGAAGATCGGAGATTATTTTTGGGATTTGCCGGAAGATGCCTTGAAGGAAACGGAGCGAATCCTTAAGATTCCTGAACATCCTGATTTTCCGAAAAAAATTATCCGTGTTTTAACACGCAATGATCGCCCCAAAGACATTTTTACCTTCATCACAAAAGAGCAATTTACTGAAGTGTGGCCGAAAATCCGGCGGGAATGGAAGCGCACCAGTGAGGCGCCGGATTATTATGCCAAGTGGGAGCGTGTTTATGAACTGCTTGAACAAAAAAAAGGTAAAAACAAGCGGATTAAAGGTGCGCCGGCTGAAGAGAATCAGGTAATTGGAAGAAAAATAAAACAGGCCAGAGAACAGAAGGGTTGGACACAAGCAGATTTGGCCCGCCGCACAGGTTTAAAGCAGCCGGATATTTCCGCTCTTGAAAAAGGGAAAAAAAATATCACAATTGCGACGCTTGCGAAATTGGAAAAGATATTAGAGCTGGGAAAATTGCCTGAGCAGGTGGACAAAAAAGCAGCAGAGATGCCCCTAGGACCGCAGCAAAATTTTCAATTAGATGGCATCCAAAGACAAGTCTATGAGGACTTAAAAGAACTGGCCGGGCCTGGAGCAGAAGCGTTTTATTGGGATATTTGCTGGATAAGACGAAATGGAGGGGAATTAAAGACTCGCTCGCATTTGCTGGGGCATTTGCTTAGAGAAATTGAAAGCAGTATCAGGGATGTGTTGAGACTTTATCTGGATATAGAAAAAAAACAAGGTGAACATGATGCGCATAAAAAAGAAATAGAGAGGTTGTTAAAAGAATTAACAGGAGAGAGAGAAGAAGATGAATTGCAGTGGTTTGTAAAGCCTGGAACCCTGCAAAAAATAGCGCACCGAGATAGATTGGATGCTCCGCGAATGACTCCAAGTGATCTGGAAAAAAACTTGTCGGACATGGATGTTTATTTGAAGCGGATTTTACATGCGTTGCGCAATCATAGCTCGGGATTGATTGCCGAACTGGATAAATTACTGGAAAAAGATAATCCGACTTCTAAGGATGCGGAAAAACTCTACAAAGAAATTCCTGATGTCTATTTTATACGCAAATACTTTTTTGAAAGATGCTCTAATCCAAAATGGCTTGCACGGCTAAAAGATACATCAGTTTTTCGAAGTCCCCCGGAGCTGCTACAAAATGAAGATGGTTCCATAACGTTTCCATTTTGGGCGGAATCCGGTTATTTAGTGCGGATGGCCAAAATAGCGCCCCAAGCAGTTGCGGATATTATTTTAATCATCCCTGACACACAAAATGTCTATGTTATTGATGGTTTGGTTAAAGCAACGCTGAATCTGCCGATTGATATAGCTATGAGTTTAATAGATAAAGCAGCCAAGTGGATGGTAAATGAATATTTGTTTTATCCGCTTGACAAGCATTTGGCTGAACTGGTCCTGTATTATACTTTGGCAGGAAAAGCGGAGGAAGCTTTCGGGCTGGCGAAAAAAATGCTGGTAATACTCCCGGATCCTCGCTGGCAGAAGAGCAAAGAAAACGCAGAGCGCTATTGGGATGGCCCGCATCCGAAAACAAGAGTAGAAATTTCCCGGTATAAAGAGATAACGGAGAAGATTATTCCGGAACTTGCAAAGTCAACCGGTGTTCCTGTGTTCCGATGGCTATGCGAGATGTTGGATATGGCATTGAGATATTCACAAGCCAAGGATGAGGAACCGGAAAATAATAATGATTATTCTTTTTTTTGGCGCCCGGAGATTGAAAAACCAATGCAATATGAGATGTACGAGCTTAGAAATATTCTAATCGATTTGATATTAAAGACAGGCACGCAATTGGATGCGACTATAGGTATTGATGTTTTGGTAAAAATTTCAAGCGAGAAACCATGGATGCTTTTCAAGCGGATAGCGCTTCATTTATTAAGCCTTTGTCCCGGGTCAGCGCCGGAACTGACAGATAAATATTTATCAGACAAGGCGTTATTTGCAAGTGGTGAATGCTGGGATGAATATGGACCGCTGCTGGAAAAGGGTTTTGGATTTTTACCGCAGGATAAACAGGCGATGATCTTAAAATGGGTTGAAGACGGGCCGGATTTTGACAAGAGGTACAGAAAACCCGGGAAAGATGAGGCTGAGCAAGTTCGCCGGCACTGGCAAAGGGATTGTCTGGCCAGGTTTGGCCAAGCTTTGCCAGCGGCATGGCAGCCTTATTATACGAAATTAGTTCAAGAATATGGTGTAGCGGAGAAAAAGAGAAACACCGGAGTTGTAGTGGAGGGGGGATGGGAATCCAGCCCAAAAACCCTGGACGAGTTAGCCGCCTTGCCAATTGAGAAGCTGGTTGAATTTTTAAACGCTTGGAAACCATCAGCAGAAGTCAGAGACGTTTCTGCGGAAGGATTGGCGCAAATGCTGTCGTCTTTGGTGCAAGCCAGGCCTGAATTGTATTCTGTCGAGGCACGGCAATTTACCCGGCTTACCAGTCCATATACTTCAAATTATTTATTTTGGATATTATTTGGATTTAAAGAAGTGATCCGTAATACCAATACAAAGCTGGAGTGGGCGTCTATGCTGGAACTTGGTCAGTGGATGCGACAGTCACGCGAAATAAAAGAGGAAAATGCGGACGATAGGGGCCAAGCCAGGGGGGAGATAGCAGACTGCCTGGTTGAAGGTATGCGTAAAAATTTAATCCCCTTAAAGCTACGGAAAAGCGTTTGGACTGTTTTAGAGCCATTAACCGAAGATTCGGATCCGACAAGTGAATATGAAAACACACATGACATGGAACCATATTCCCGTTCAATCAATTCTACCCGCGGAAAAGCCATGCATGCAGTTATGAATTATATGTGGTGGATTTACAGAAATAAAATCCAGAGTCAAACAGATGATTTTGAAGAGGATAAAAGAGAAGAAATGATGCCTGAAATTGAAAAGATTTTGGATAAACATCTTGATCATACGCAAGATTCCAGCTTGGCTATTCATTCGGTATACGGGCGTTGGTTTCCTTGGCTGGCAAAAGTAAAACCGGAATGGTCAGCCAAAGCACGGACCCGGATATTCCCGGAAGATGAGAGGGAACGTGAATATTGGGCTGTGGCCTGGAAGGCATATATTTTGTTGTGTCAGCCCTATGATAATGTTTTTGAAATATTGAAAACAGAGTATGCTCGGGCAGTCAACGAAATTGAGGATGTTGCGGAAGAAAAAGATAAGCGATTGGCTTGGCATCTGATGTTGTTTTATATTCGCGGAAAACTGGAATTAGAATCGGATATTTTTATAAATTTTTGGAAAAGAGCGCCGGATGAATTAAGAGGGACAGCAATGCAAATGATCGGTTTTGATATATTAGGGAGCACGGAAAATTTATCAGCTATGGAAATGCAGCGCATAAAAAAAATGTGGGAAAAGCGATGCAAAATGCTTTTTTTATCAACGAGTCCGGAAATCTTTTTGAATGAAATGTCGGCGTTTGGGCATTGGTTTGGATCCGGGAAGTGTGACTCGCAGTGGGCGATTGATCAATTATTATTTGTGCTGGAAAAAACCAAGCATATCGAAGCAATTCCACCAATTATGGAACAACTTAAAACAATGGTTGAAACTTATCCAACTGAAGTTGTTAAAATATTAGTAGCTTTAGCGGAAAATGAAATAAATTTCATTGCGTTTCATCAGGATGAGATTATGGCGATACTCGAGAGTGTTTTCAGTAAGAATCATCAAGCGAGTAAAAAGAGAGCAGAAGAGTTTTGTAATTATTTATTAAGCAAAGGATTTATGGAGTTTCGCAATATTTTGCAAAAATACAGTCGGTGA
- a CDS encoding nucleotidyl transferase AbiEii/AbiGii toxin family protein: MNKRLRKLHLEILNLFSKNPGNFALAGGTALEIFYLQHRFSRDLDFFSLEFNYGEIVSILEEIKKGGYKPEFKDEITHPGKMNVHFYTIPIEKTSESLKLDFVEDVLPQLTRENFIKKIKGIPVYDVNRIYFQKIIAITGIVPEKNGHGEPQAVGRNVPRDVIDLYYLSKKIEPLHSFLKTIPRTYQRTMIGWRKRFSTQKFEQDYLDYADAIYDRKLKSKMIIRHLDDELSAFLEGELS, encoded by the coding sequence GTGAATAAAAGACTGCGAAAATTACATCTGGAAATTTTGAACTTATTTTCCAAAAATCCCGGGAATTTTGCTTTGGCCGGCGGGACGGCATTGGAGATTTTTTATCTTCAACATCGTTTTTCACGCGATCTGGATTTCTTTTCACTTGAGTTTAATTATGGGGAAATTGTTTCGATTCTTGAAGAAATAAAAAAAGGTGGATACAAACCGGAATTCAAGGATGAAATTACTCATCCCGGGAAAATGAATGTTCATTTTTATACCATCCCTATAGAGAAAACTTCCGAATCATTGAAACTTGATTTCGTAGAAGATGTCCTTCCGCAGCTAACCAGGGAAAATTTTATTAAGAAAATTAAGGGTATACCGGTGTATGATGTCAATCGGATTTATTTTCAAAAAATAATCGCGATTACCGGAATTGTACCTGAGAAGAATGGACATGGAGAACCGCAAGCTGTTGGTCGAAATGTCCCGCGTGATGTTATTGATCTCTATTATTTGTCCAAAAAGATCGAGCCATTACATTCATTTTTAAAAACGATTCCACGCACCTATCAGCGAACGATGATAGGGTGGCGCAAGAGATTTTCAACCCAAAAGTTTGAGCAAGATTATTTGGATTATGCTGATGCCATTTATGACCGCAAACTCAAATCAAAAATGATTATCCGTCATTTAGATGATGAATTGAGCGCGTTTTTGGAGGGTGAACTCTCATGA
- the tsaD gene encoding tRNA (adenosine(37)-N6)-threonylcarbamoyltransferase complex transferase subunit TsaD has protein sequence MKILGIESSCDETSAAVVTEQREVLASVVASQLKVHAPYGGVVPELASRQHLRDLPRVIDETFSQAGLSWDDIDGIAATCGPGLMGALLVGLTWAKAAAFARQLPFIGINHLEGHLFASELNHPALPYPFVGLVASGGHTNLYLVTAGDLPEYELLASTRDDAVGEAFDKVAKLLGMPYPGGPAIEAAAKNHPQSGIRFTLPRMKDGSADFSYSGIKTAVRYLLESSRKAGKELVAAEIAAGFQKTVIEDLVRKTLAVIQKHEVHALVLTGGVAANRSLREAFSAAAHQEGIPFFSPPVEWCTDNAAMIASVGARYLAAGRRSAWDLPAYANLASMDS, from the coding sequence ATGAAAATACTCGGCATTGAATCATCTTGTGATGAAACATCAGCAGCCGTGGTCACAGAGCAGCGGGAAGTGCTTGCCTCTGTTGTGGCATCGCAGCTCAAGGTGCATGCGCCTTATGGCGGGGTGGTTCCGGAGCTTGCCTCGCGGCAGCATCTGCGCGATCTACCCCGGGTCATTGATGAGACATTTTCTCAGGCCGGGTTATCCTGGGATGATATTGACGGCATTGCCGCCACCTGCGGTCCCGGTCTTATGGGTGCTTTATTGGTTGGGTTGACATGGGCCAAGGCAGCTGCTTTTGCACGTCAACTGCCTTTTATTGGCATTAACCATCTGGAAGGCCATCTGTTTGCTTCGGAATTGAATCATCCCGCTTTACCCTATCCCTTTGTCGGGCTGGTTGCATCCGGCGGACATACTAATCTTTATCTGGTGACAGCGGGCGATCTTCCGGAGTATGAATTGCTGGCCAGTACCCGGGATGATGCGGTGGGGGAGGCATTTGATAAAGTTGCCAAATTGTTGGGGATGCCATATCCCGGTGGTCCGGCCATTGAGGCGGCAGCCAAGAATCACCCGCAATCCGGTATTCGGTTCACCCTTCCGCGTATGAAAGACGGGTCTGCGGATTTTTCCTATTCCGGGATAAAAACTGCGGTTCGTTATTTGCTCGAGAGCAGTCGTAAAGCAGGAAAAGAATTGGTGGCGGCAGAGATTGCCGCCGGGTTTCAAAAGACGGTTATTGAGGATTTGGTACGCAAAACCCTGGCGGTTATTCAAAAGCATGAGGTACATGCTTTGGTACTGACCGGCGGGGTTGCCGCCAACCGGTCTTTGCGGGAGGCGTTTTCTGCGGCCGCACATCAAGAGGGTATCCCGTTTTTTAGCCCGCCGGTGGAGTGGTGTACAGACAACGCCGCCATGATAGCATCCGTAGGCGCGCGCTATTTGGCAGCGGGTCGGCGCTCTGCTTGGGATTTGCCGGCTTATGCCAATCTTGCTTCAATGGATAGTTGA